The following nucleotide sequence is from Vitis vinifera cultivar Pinot Noir 40024 chromosome 14, ASM3070453v1.
AATTCAGCAATTATATTTTGGGTTagaaattttaaacatattttgaaCTTCAAACCTAAGttggttttaattaaaaacaaattggaCTTAACACCTAATTAACTTGCATCTCACCAATCATCTAAACCAAACCAAATTTACCTTAAAcaagtttggtttggtttggtttggttttgatttAAACATAGACCGACCACATCAGTTTGGttaatttttcttgtttctgACCACCAATAGGTTGAGTGTAGGCTTCCCTGTTTCTGAcctttttttaatgcatttaaCTCAGCTGCTCTGCCTTTTTTAGCTTCATTTTGCAATCATTAGGACTCCTTTTTTCCTTCTATATTTAAGGGTTTTTGGCATATTTTGTGAATAGAGAACACCATTAGAGAGCTCATGGCCTACCAAATGTTATTCAATGGAATTTAAGAGGATTTATGCTCTTGGATAAGGTCGAATGCATTCAAAACCCATAAATCCTATATACTGTGTGAGTGCATTGTGTGTGATTGGTGCACAACACAAGGGTTGAACTGCTCAGGCTTGGGGTGGAAGAGCATTGAAGAATGCTTGGTTTATGGATGTATTCATCAGTGATTGTTCAAGGGGAGTAGCCTCTTTTCTCATTCATTTCCTTGTATTTTGTAATTGTACCTAGGAGTTCTTAGTTGGGGTTTGTAACCCCAAATTTGGTATGTGAGGCTTTGTCCTCCTTGTTGTGTGTAATAGTTTTGGGTTAACCATGGAAACCCTTGTGGGATTAATACTGGTGAGAGTGTAGAAAGTTGGGAGGGAATGTAGGTGAAAGGctaaaccactataaatcttAGCATTTTGAGTTTGACATCCTTACTCATTTACTCATCACATTCCATTACATTTATCTTACAATGTTAGATTCAACTATTTTGTTATCATTTGCTTACCTTACTCATATCTTTTGTTAAAATTGCtcaattgaaaatcaattttgtagGTAGTCTTATTCAACATCCCCCTTAAAGGATTATAGTGAACCTCCTGGGGagcttatttcatttttaaattgcCATCTTCACTGATTAGAACTAAAACAGAATATAGTTTTATTGTCCCTAAAAATTCCATGCAATCCAAAATGGAACTTTCATTTCCATGAGACACCAAAATGCCGACCTGGGAGAGTTCCAAGAAGAGGTTTCCCAGGATTAAAGGAAGAGGGCAACAAGCACTGTAGTATATTAAACTCTCAGTAGATTCACTGGACAATAAACATAGACTATATCCAAGCTAGTCATATCCTCTGATGGCACATAGGtctgaatctcataacaaaagaataaattctcatattGGAGATTAGAGATTCatccttttcaaaatcaaaatcaaaattgttgAACTCTTCAACCCTGTATCATCATCCAGGTAGATTCTCCTGTAAAGATCCTTAGGATAGGGtctaaataaagtaataaaccCACTTGTTTAGATGCAATGTCTTAAATTTGGCCTTCAATAACTTATCAATATGGGTTGGAACTATAAACCACCATGGGAGAGAGacagaggaagagagagagagagcttacTTTGCAACAAATTTATAAAAGCGAAGCATCAAATCCTGATCATTCTCATAAACCATATTGACTTTCCCCAGGCAAGCTATACCAAACCTTGGATCTATAgcagaaggaaaaaaacaatgTTATACCACATTAATATGTTGCAACATACATTCTACCTTATGTATTTCATTTTCGAGAGAGAAGAAATTGTAAACAACCCACAAAAAACTCTAGGGAGCAATTattttttaccaaaataattcATTTGTGCTCTCCAAATTCAACTTTACTACCAAAGCTTATATTGATTCATAACTAAGGGCTCCACAGCTGAATGCACAAAATAACTTGCATCAATATCTATTACTTATAGTGTTTGGAGTAAGACAAGTCACATCTTTGGcctttccaagaaaaagaacatGGCAACATAATCAACTCAGCCAAAGTGAGGTCCTTCAAGTTTACCTGCTATTGAACCAAGGAAAACATTATCTCAAGCAACTTACTAAACTACTTCAGCTTTTAAACCATAATTATATGAAAACATGAAGTactttctatttctttcttcGCATTTGAGGTGGGTTCATCAGAACCATAGTAATTCCACTGGAGAAGAATGGTGCAAGGAGTCCACAGAGAGAATTGCAAATTGTAATATGATGGCTTGTCAGTTCAGTAGAGGCAGTATAATGTACCTCATAAAGCTCCCTAAATTCTTTTCATAggtaaatagaattaaaataagaagCACCTAAAATCCGGCATTCAGGCTGTGTAAAGCTCCTCAAATCGATGATACTTAAAGAAAACTATTGAGTCAATGATCCCCAGGTGAATGACAAGATCTAAAAGCTAAAATCAGTTGAATAGCTTCAGATGATTCACAAAAGTGCATGCCCAGACCAATTAATGTATAAACATAAAGAACTGATAAAAACATCCTTGGAAACAAAAGGCAACAACTTATAGTTGGAAATTCCAATAAACAAATCTATTTCCAGTGGTAGGCCATGGAACTATATAGCAAGCCAGCACCTCCGATCTTCACTTTAGGAACGTAAACAATGAGCATATACAGAAACTAATCCTAGTAAATGAACTTATTTCATCAAATAGGAAGAATTTACCAATTCCCATCTCCGAAAAGATCTCTTCTTGAATTGCAGTGGTTACAGCAACAGCTTCCTAAACAATGAACAAttgaaatttcagaaaaaaaaaaaaggtttaagaaataataattcCTACAAAGGAATACTGATAATGAGGCCGGTTGTCCTTTAGCAGGGCAGTTCATGAATCATATGCCCCAAATCCTTCAGTGTTAGTTTTCAATTAACACTGTAACACAGTGTTCCCTGCAGTACGGCAGTTCATATGTGTTTTACACATCATGTGTGGTGGCCTTCTTTCTGTTGGGCGTGGGTAACCTTTAACCCCACAACTCAGTTGGATCATACAGTAGTTTACAGTAAAGAAGTTCAGATTTCGATCTGAATCACCGATCAATGAAAATAAAccaaatcattataaaaatagaCATAACCGTAAACTATTGAACTAAATAGACACTTTTCCTTTTGATAGGTGTTGAACTAAATAGACACTTGAACACTTCATCCACATTCATGACAGAATCAAACTCAAATAGTTTCACGCACTCcctcaaattcattttccttcattctAGAAAGCAGATAACTAAACTAAGTAAAACCTCTACCATGGGGTTAAAAGGATCACACCAcgttaaattttagaaaatacaaGAACAAAATCGAGAAAATTCCAGTCACCTGTTTATCCTCCACAGCGTCCGCAATCCGTTTCTTCACatctgaaaattaaaaataaaataaaaataaaaataagtgaagaaAATAGCAAAATCCAAAaccagaaaagaaaaggttggGGAGTAGGAAATGACCAGGCTGAGAAGTGAGGAAGGAGAAGCGGTTGAAGAGATGAAGCAGCTGGTCTCTTGAGAGCATTCCAGAGTTCTGAGAAGTGGAAGACATTGTAAGGCGCTTGTCCACCACGACGCTCCCCGGCACCCCAGAGTTATCAAAATTCAAGATGAGCCACACCCTAAAACGACgtcacttttcttttccttttaattcatataaaaggCCCTTTTGACGGTCCACATGCCTGTTGGTACTGGCCGCGCCCAATAAAGGCTTAAAGGACCTTTTATACCGTACTATGTAAAGTGAATCCCAGATTgattcataaattaattattttcccAACAGAAAAGGCAATTAAAAATACAACATCGCCCATTTCTCTTTTGATTATTTCATGGACAAAATCCaggtaactaataaaaaaaacaattcaacgACTATACAGCCTCGAGATCCATAGCCATATGAACCGGTTAAATAAGAAGTCACGAAATCTTATACTTCAATATAATTTCTcgaaagaaatttgaaaaaacaaactaAAGTAACCCCCAAGGTTACATAAACAAGTCAACAACAACCCTAGATCAGAAATCTTCATCCATCTTGAAGACGTGGGTATCTCCGTCACCGTTCAAGCTTGACATCACTGAAGCCTTCTGATACTCCCCAACCCTCTTCTCGAAGAAGTTGGTCTTTCCCTGTAAAGAGATTAGCTCCATCCAGTCGAACGGATTCGAAACGTTGTACATCTTCCCGTAACCCAAGGCGCCGAGCAGGCGATCGGCAACGAATTCGATGTATTGGCTCATTAGAGCACTGTTCATCCCCACTAGAGCGCACGGCAACGCGTCGCAGACGAACTCTCTTTCTATATCCACCGAGTCGGCGACGATTGCCTTCACTCTCTCCTCGCTCAGTTTATTCCTAAGTAGGCTGTAGAGCAAGCACGCGAAGTCGCAGTGTAAGCCCTCGTCTCGCGAGATTAACTCATTTGAGAAAGTTAATCCCGGCATGAGACCGCGTTTCTTTAGCCAGAATATCGAGCAGAAGCTTCCGGAGAAGAAGATGCCTTCCACGCAGGCGAATGCGAGCAGGCGTTCGGCAAAGGTTTCGGAGCCGTCGATCCATCGGAGAGCCCACTGGGCTTTCTTCGCTACACAGGGGATGGTATCGATTGCGTGAAAGAGCCTGTTTTTCTCCTTTGGATCCTTGATATACGATTCTAACAACAGACTGTACATCTCGGAGTGGATGTTTTCAATGGCAATCTGAAATCCATAGAAGGCACGAGCCTCGGCGACCTGGACCTCCTTCATGAACCTTCCGGCGAGGTTTTCGAGGACGATTCCGTCAGAAGCGGCGAAGAAGGCAAGGATATGACTGATGAAGTGCTTCTCGTCGCTGGTGAGGTT
It contains:
- the LOC100265298 gene encoding uncharacterized protein LOC100265298 isoform X2, yielding MSSTSQNSGMLSRDQLLHLFNRFSFLTSQPDVKKRIADAVEDKQEAVAVTTAIQEEIFSEMGIDPRFGIACLGKVNMVYENDQDLMLRFYKFVAKEEVACEEAELGPDEFAERIHAQHKLQEQQLEMLKHMRKFHLDDQSVILEKLRQQMEKANFESEPSILSSEQIQEIVRRRVSPLFMPR
- the LOC100265298 gene encoding uncharacterized protein LOC100265298 isoform X1, whose amino-acid sequence is MSSTSQNSGMLSRDQLLHLFNRFSFLTSQPDVKKRIADAVEDKQEAVAVTTAIQEEIFSEMGIDPRFGIACLGKVNMVYENDQDLMLRFYKFVAKEEVACEEAELGPDEFAERIHAQHKLQEQQLEMLKHMRKFHLDDQSVILEKLYLVFFQLRQQMEKANFESEPSILSSEQIQEIVRRRVSPLFMPR
- the LOC100243004 gene encoding ribonucleoside-diphosphate reductase small chain; the protein is MPSIPEEPLLAPNPDRFCMFPIQYPEVWEMYKKAEASFWTAEEVDLSQDQRQWENLTSDEKHFISHILAFFAASDGIVLENLAGRFMKEVQVAEARAFYGFQIAIENIHSEMYSLLLESYIKDPKEKNRLFHAIDTIPCVAKKAQWALRWIDGSETFAERLLAFACVEGIFFSGSFCSIFWLKKRGLMPGLTFSNELISRDEGLHCDFACLLYSLLRNKLSEERVKAIVADSVDIEREFVCDALPCALVGMNSALMSQYIEFVADRLLGALGYGKMYNVSNPFDWMELISLQGKTNFFEKRVGEYQKASVMSSLNGDGDTHVFKMDEDF